A DNA window from Streptomyces sp. B21-083 contains the following coding sequences:
- a CDS encoding ABC transporter substrate-binding protein: protein MGSTTGPRGHGRGRLRRLATGAVAVLAAASLVTACAAGNDGSDGGGGGGGGAAGATGTDDGATLTMWTRAATRPQSEALVKAYNAGHKNRIELTVIPTDDYQAKVGAAAGAKDLPDLFASDVVFVPNYTSSGLFADLTDRIDALPFADSLAQSHIKAGTYEGRKYVVPHTLDLSVLFYNKDLYRKAKLDPEKPPTTLAEWDQQARAVDALGGGVNGTFFGGNCGGCGVFTWWPSIWAAGQDVLNKDGTEATLASATAKKVYDTYRGWVKDDIVAPGARDETGATWTGVFPKGQVGVMPMPSTTLGLMPKNLDLGVAPIPGPDGGRSTFVGGDAIGISATSKSADQAWNFLAWSLGDQAQVDVVAAHKDVVARTDLASNKYSKADPRLVTINQLVADGRTPYALKFGQTFNDPNGPWLTLMRDAVFGDGSNVDKDNDAVSASLAD, encoded by the coding sequence ATGGGGAGCACGACCGGCCCACGTGGACACGGACGTGGACGCCTTCGCAGACTCGCCACCGGTGCCGTCGCGGTTCTCGCCGCCGCGAGCCTGGTCACGGCCTGCGCCGCCGGGAACGACGGCTCGGACGGCGGGGGAGGAGGCGGCGGGGGAGCGGCCGGTGCCACGGGCACCGACGACGGCGCCACGCTGACGATGTGGACCCGGGCGGCGACCCGGCCGCAGAGCGAGGCCCTGGTCAAGGCGTACAACGCGGGCCACAAGAACCGGATCGAGCTGACCGTCATCCCCACCGACGACTACCAGGCCAAGGTGGGCGCGGCGGCCGGGGCCAAGGACCTGCCCGACCTCTTCGCCTCCGACGTGGTGTTCGTCCCGAACTACACCTCCAGCGGACTCTTCGCCGACCTCACCGACCGTATCGACGCCCTGCCCTTCGCCGACAGCCTCGCTCAGTCGCACATCAAGGCCGGCACGTACGAGGGCCGGAAGTACGTCGTCCCGCACACCCTCGATCTGTCGGTGCTCTTCTACAACAAGGACCTCTACCGGAAGGCGAAGCTCGACCCGGAGAAGCCGCCCACCACCCTCGCCGAGTGGGACCAGCAGGCCCGCGCCGTGGACGCGCTCGGCGGTGGTGTCAACGGCACCTTCTTCGGCGGCAACTGCGGCGGCTGCGGTGTCTTCACCTGGTGGCCGTCCATCTGGGCAGCGGGCCAGGACGTGCTGAACAAGGACGGCACCGAGGCGACCCTGGCCTCCGCCACGGCCAAGAAGGTCTACGACACCTACCGCGGCTGGGTCAAGGACGACATCGTCGCCCCCGGCGCCCGCGACGAGACCGGCGCCACCTGGACCGGCGTCTTCCCGAAGGGACAGGTCGGGGTCATGCCGATGCCCTCGACCACCCTCGGGCTGATGCCCAAGAACCTGGACCTCGGCGTCGCGCCCATCCCCGGACCCGACGGCGGCAGGTCCACCTTCGTCGGCGGCGACGCCATCGGCATCTCCGCCACCAGCAAGTCGGCCGACCAGGCCTGGAACTTCCTCGCCTGGTCCCTCGGCGACCAGGCGCAGGTCGACGTGGTCGCCGCCCACAAGGACGTGGTGGCACGCACCGACCTCGCCTCCAACAAGTACTCCAAGGCCGACCCACGGCTGGTGACCATCAACCAGCTGGTGGCGGACGGCCGGACCCCGTACGCCCTGAAGTTCGGCCAGACGTTCAACGACCCCAACGGGCCCTGGCTGACCCTGATGCGCGACGCCGTCTTCGGCGACGGATCGAACGTGGACAAGGACAACGACGCGGTGAGCGCGTCACTGGCGGACTGA
- a CDS encoding LacI family DNA-binding transcriptional regulator, translating to MAQATGPSRSQPTTLSDVARLAGVSIATASKALNGRSQVRAETRQRVVDAAERLSFRPNQLARGLLAGRTGTVGLLTSDLEGRFSIPILMGAEDAFGAGEVAVFLCDARGDAIREQHHVRALLGRRVDGLIVVGSRTDPRPSLGPELPVPVVYAYAPSDDPADLSIVPDSVDAGRIAVAHLLACGRTRIAHITGDPGYLAARERAEGALAALADAGLVPVEEPRFGAWSEGWGRAATALLLDRHPEVDAVLCGNDQIARGVMEVLRERGRRVPEDVSVMGFDDWHVLTSGSRPPLTSVDLNLEEVGRAAAHALFSAIGGVRRSGTEALPCRVVIRGSTAPLS from the coding sequence ATGGCACAGGCCACCGGCCCCTCTCGTTCGCAGCCCACCACACTCAGCGACGTGGCCCGGCTGGCGGGCGTGTCCATCGCCACCGCGTCCAAGGCCCTCAACGGCCGGAGTCAAGTGCGCGCCGAGACCCGGCAGCGGGTCGTCGACGCGGCCGAGCGGCTGTCGTTCCGCCCCAACCAGCTGGCCCGCGGCCTGCTCGCCGGGCGAACCGGCACGGTCGGGCTGCTCACCAGCGACCTGGAGGGCCGGTTCAGCATCCCGATCCTGATGGGCGCCGAGGACGCCTTCGGGGCGGGCGAGGTCGCCGTGTTCCTCTGCGACGCCCGCGGGGACGCGATCCGCGAACAGCACCATGTCAGGGCGCTGCTTGGGCGCCGCGTGGACGGCCTGATCGTGGTGGGCAGCCGGACCGATCCGCGTCCCTCCCTGGGCCCTGAACTGCCGGTCCCGGTCGTCTACGCGTACGCCCCCTCGGACGATCCGGCCGATCTGTCCATCGTCCCCGACAGCGTCGACGCGGGCCGGATCGCCGTGGCACACCTGCTGGCGTGCGGCCGTACCCGGATCGCGCACATCACCGGCGACCCCGGCTATCTCGCGGCGCGCGAGCGGGCCGAGGGCGCCCTGGCCGCGCTCGCCGACGCCGGTCTGGTCCCGGTCGAGGAACCGCGGTTCGGGGCCTGGTCGGAGGGCTGGGGGCGGGCGGCCACCGCGCTGCTCCTGGACCGGCACCCCGAGGTCGACGCCGTGCTGTGCGGCAACGACCAGATAGCGCGCGGGGTCATGGAGGTCCTGCGCGAGCGTGGCCGGCGGGTGCCGGAGGACGTGTCGGTCATGGGCTTCGACGACTGGCACGTCCTGACCTCCGGCTCCCGACCGCCGCTGACCAGCGTCGACCTGAACCTCGAAGAGGTCGGGCGGGCCGCCGCGCACGCCCTGTTCAGCGCGATCGGCGGGGTGCGGCGCTCGGGGACGGAGGCCCTGCCCTGCCGGGTCGTCATCAGGGGCTCGACAGCGCCTCTGTCCTGA
- a CDS encoding discoidin domain-containing protein encodes MRRPHALLSRRRRTRYLLVALLLTFASVLTAPPAAAAQTIGFPTFSGPAVPAPPVAQTTGDMMKAIYDAESSGTDFWMDRLLARSGDDPAGPWLMSRGRALFMKTHDPAILGFGGHVAYWESVNDQNAYSIAISPGTFTEQVSQRRQMPSHWNSVHTSGSVTVNQTKFITENNVAVTNLSIKNNGSGSTTLQLRATSPYATTGTGSELTGQAGAYNNLTTLRPRITGDGFTVTNGGLNRSVTIAAGATVTAKVVMGFVTDEIPQSLTEYNAYAGYSNATAFATHVRAYNLWWAQNVPYIDVPEPAIKKSIYYRWWLMRFNNLDADIPGQTFQFPTSTEGVLGYNNAIALTQPMHIDDLKYLRDPAYAYGDWLSVGQTSKGGRFLDNPGDPENWSNSYTQYIAEAAWKSYQLHGGQPAIAANLARYAEGDVKGQLATYDHDNNKLIEYDWGALTGNDADAVSFHWKPGNMDRAESAYQYSGALAAAQAYDAIGNTAKANEMRTLATQIKDAIVNVLWNPNRQLFEHRLKSTNEWVPWKEINNYYPFSVGAVPNTATYKQALRLFDDPAQYPIFPFYTANQVDKKAAADAGEPGSNNFSTINSTVQFRLYSSVLRNYPNSWMNATDYKKLLYWNAWAQYVGGNTQWPDANEFWADWNGSSIDYRSWIHHNILGSSNWTVIEDVAGLRSRNDAKVELSPIDIGWDHFTVNNLRYRNADLSIVWDDPADGVVRYPGIPEGYSIYVNGNRAATVNSLVPFTWDPATGDVTTSGTVGFHTAVAGLQAPNQVVQSSPRMVDMLAKAGVDLTADLTNLASGATTSASYTGSGSSVSGAVDGYPTNEPFWGAGGSPNSQDWYELNFGAARTLNEVRLYFKDSRPASTTYRAPSAYNIQYYDGSSWVNAPSQTKTPTAPRANYNLVRFPAITAQRIRVLATNASGAKTGLTEVKVFNRGGVQPPQPPANQASSATASASYTSAWESVAAVNDGVDPPSSNDTANPRWGTWPETGQQWAELTWPTAKTLDKADVYFFDDDQGIDMPSAWKLQYWNGSAYVDVPGAGAYALAKNQYNSVSFTAVSTTRLRVLLTSTGSSSVGLLEVKAYGP; translated from the coding sequence ATGAGAAGACCGCACGCCTTACTGTCACGACGCCGGCGCACGAGGTACCTCCTCGTCGCCCTGCTGCTCACCTTCGCCTCCGTCCTCACCGCGCCCCCGGCCGCCGCCGCGCAGACCATCGGGTTCCCCACGTTCAGCGGCCCCGCGGTCCCGGCCCCGCCCGTCGCCCAGACCACCGGCGACATGATGAAGGCCATCTACGACGCGGAGAGTTCCGGCACCGACTTCTGGATGGACCGGCTGCTGGCCCGCAGCGGCGACGACCCGGCCGGCCCCTGGCTGATGAGCCGGGGCCGCGCACTGTTCATGAAGACCCACGACCCGGCGATACTCGGTTTCGGTGGCCACGTCGCCTACTGGGAGAGCGTCAACGACCAGAACGCGTACAGCATCGCCATCAGCCCGGGTACCTTCACCGAGCAGGTCTCCCAACGCCGGCAGATGCCCAGCCACTGGAACAGTGTGCACACCAGCGGCTCGGTCACGGTCAACCAGACCAAGTTCATCACCGAGAACAACGTCGCCGTGACCAACCTGTCGATCAAGAACAACGGCAGCGGCTCGACCACCCTGCAACTGCGGGCGACCTCGCCGTACGCCACCACGGGCACCGGCAGCGAGCTGACCGGCCAGGCCGGCGCCTACAACAACCTGACCACCCTCCGCCCCCGCATCACCGGCGACGGATTCACGGTCACCAACGGCGGCCTCAACCGCTCCGTGACGATCGCGGCCGGAGCGACAGTGACCGCCAAGGTGGTGATGGGCTTCGTCACCGACGAGATCCCCCAGTCGCTCACCGAGTACAACGCCTACGCGGGCTACTCGAACGCGACCGCCTTCGCGACACACGTCAGGGCCTACAACCTGTGGTGGGCGCAGAACGTGCCCTACATCGACGTACCCGAACCGGCGATCAAGAAGAGCATCTACTACCGCTGGTGGCTGATGCGCTTCAACAACCTGGACGCCGACATCCCAGGCCAGACCTTCCAGTTCCCGACGTCGACCGAGGGCGTCCTCGGCTACAACAACGCGATCGCGCTGACGCAGCCGATGCACATCGACGACCTGAAGTATCTGCGCGACCCGGCCTACGCGTACGGGGACTGGCTGAGCGTCGGTCAGACCTCCAAGGGCGGCCGCTTCCTGGACAATCCGGGTGACCCGGAGAACTGGTCCAACAGCTACACCCAGTACATCGCCGAGGCGGCCTGGAAGAGCTACCAGCTCCACGGCGGCCAGCCGGCCATCGCCGCCAACCTCGCGCGCTACGCGGAGGGCGACGTCAAGGGGCAACTCGCCACCTACGACCACGACAACAACAAGCTGATCGAGTACGACTGGGGTGCGCTGACCGGCAACGACGCCGACGCGGTCTCGTTCCACTGGAAGCCCGGCAACATGGACCGCGCCGAGTCCGCCTACCAGTACAGCGGCGCGCTGGCCGCCGCGCAGGCCTACGACGCGATCGGCAACACGGCCAAGGCGAACGAGATGCGGACGCTCGCGACGCAGATCAAGGACGCCATCGTCAACGTGCTGTGGAATCCGAACCGGCAGTTGTTCGAGCACCGGCTCAAGTCGACGAACGAGTGGGTGCCCTGGAAGGAGATCAACAACTACTACCCGTTCTCGGTCGGCGCCGTCCCCAACACGGCGACGTACAAGCAGGCCCTGCGGCTGTTCGACGACCCGGCGCAGTACCCGATCTTCCCCTTCTACACGGCCAACCAGGTCGACAAGAAGGCGGCGGCCGACGCCGGCGAGCCCGGTTCGAACAACTTCTCCACCATCAACTCCACGGTGCAGTTCCGGCTGTACTCCTCGGTGCTGCGCAACTACCCCAACTCGTGGATGAACGCGACCGACTACAAGAAGCTCCTGTACTGGAACGCCTGGGCGCAGTACGTCGGCGGCAACACCCAGTGGCCCGACGCCAACGAGTTCTGGGCCGACTGGAACGGCAGCTCCATCGACTACCGGTCCTGGATCCACCACAACATCCTGGGCAGCAGCAACTGGACGGTGATCGAGGACGTCGCGGGGCTTCGGTCGCGCAACGACGCCAAGGTGGAGCTCTCGCCGATCGACATCGGCTGGGACCACTTCACCGTCAACAACCTCCGCTACCGCAACGCCGACCTGTCCATCGTCTGGGACGACCCGGCCGACGGTGTGGTGCGCTACCCGGGCATCCCGGAGGGCTACTCGATCTACGTCAACGGCAACCGGGCCGCCACCGTCAACTCCCTGGTGCCCTTCACCTGGGACCCGGCCACCGGTGACGTCACCACGAGCGGCACGGTCGGCTTCCACACGGCGGTCGCCGGACTCCAGGCCCCCAACCAGGTCGTCCAGAGCAGTCCCCGGATGGTCGACATGCTCGCCAAGGCCGGCGTCGACCTCACCGCCGACCTGACCAACCTGGCCTCCGGGGCGACGACTTCGGCCTCCTACACCGGGTCGGGCAGCTCGGTCTCGGGCGCGGTCGACGGCTACCCCACCAACGAACCGTTCTGGGGCGCCGGCGGCTCCCCCAACAGCCAGGACTGGTACGAGCTGAACTTCGGTGCCGCGCGCACGCTGAACGAGGTGCGCCTGTACTTCAAGGACAGCCGGCCGGCCAGTACGACCTACCGGGCGCCGTCCGCGTACAACATCCAGTACTACGACGGCAGTTCATGGGTGAACGCGCCCAGCCAGACCAAGACCCCGACCGCGCCGCGCGCCAACTACAACCTGGTGCGGTTCCCGGCGATCACCGCCCAGCGCATCCGCGTCCTGGCAACCAACGCCTCCGGCGCCAAGACGGGCCTGACCGAGGTGAAGGTGTTCAACCGTGGCGGTGTCCAGCCACCGCAGCCACCGGCCAACCAGGCGTCCTCCGCGACAGCGTCCGCGTCGTACACCTCCGCCTGGGAGAGCGTCGCCGCGGTGAACGACGGTGTCGACCCGCCCTCGTCCAACGACACGGCGAACCCGCGCTGGGGAACCTGGCCGGAGACGGGCCAGCAGTGGGCCGAGCTGACCTGGCCGACCGCGAAGACCCTCGACAAGGCGGACGTGTACTTCTTCGACGACGACCAGGGCATCGACATGCCCTCCGCGTGGAAGCTCCAGTACTGGAACGGCAGCGCGTATGTGGACGTGCCGGGCGCCGGGGCCTACGCACTGGCGAAGAACCAGTACAACTCCGTCTCCTTCACCGCCGTCAGCACCACCCGGCTACGGGTGCTGCTCACCAGCACGGGCAGCAGTTCCGTCGGTCTCCTCGAAGTCAAGGCGTACGGACCCTGA
- a CDS encoding family 43 glycosylhydrolase, translating to MTRSRCTAVLVAVLAMVVALLVVPPASAAVTFSSTGVNQNGGNCLDLPGGSTTNATQLRAFTCGSGANQNFGYTPVAGTSDTYTITTQSGQCVDVFGASTADNATIIQWPCHSGTNQQWRLVPVTVSGTDRTFNLVSVSSGKCVTPSGGSSASNTNLVQLPCATANGRVWRLPGFTGGGGTGTHTFTNPLSQHGPDPWLTYYDGYYYLATTTWNSTVTMRKASTLAGLATATDQVIFNLTRPNGAGTMWAPEFHLLDGPNGKRWYFYYTAGREPYDLGTQRIHVLESAGLDPMGPYSFKADLLDPTQDNTWELDPGILQLNGRLYLLGTFYNGSQPMFIRPLSNPWTASGTRRVLSTPTLSWETVGGAVNEGAEVLQRGGKTFIVYSASHCSTPDYKLGMLTYNGTGDPLDSASWVKSANPVFQRSNANGVYGPGHNGFFKSPDGTEDWIVYHANNSASGGCDMNRTTRAQKFTWNADGTPNFGTPVALGVTLTAPSGE from the coding sequence GTGACCCGCTCCAGATGTACGGCCGTACTGGTCGCCGTGCTCGCCATGGTGGTCGCCCTCCTGGTGGTGCCGCCCGCGTCAGCCGCCGTCACCTTCAGCTCGACCGGGGTGAACCAGAACGGCGGCAACTGCCTTGACCTGCCCGGCGGTTCGACGACCAACGCGACCCAGCTGCGGGCGTTCACCTGCGGCTCCGGGGCCAACCAGAACTTCGGCTACACGCCGGTCGCCGGGACGTCGGACACGTACACGATCACCACGCAGTCCGGGCAGTGCGTCGACGTGTTCGGGGCGTCGACGGCGGACAACGCCACGATCATCCAGTGGCCCTGCCACAGCGGAACGAACCAGCAGTGGCGGCTCGTCCCGGTGACGGTCTCCGGAACCGACAGGACGTTCAACCTGGTGTCCGTCAGCTCGGGCAAGTGCGTGACGCCCAGCGGTGGTTCGTCCGCGTCGAACACCAACCTCGTCCAACTCCCGTGTGCCACCGCGAACGGCAGGGTGTGGCGGCTGCCCGGCTTCACCGGCGGGGGCGGCACGGGGACGCACACGTTCACCAACCCGCTGTCCCAGCACGGGCCCGATCCCTGGCTGACGTACTACGACGGCTACTACTACCTCGCCACGACCACCTGGAACTCGACGGTCACCATGCGCAAGGCGAGCACACTCGCCGGGCTCGCCACCGCCACCGACCAGGTGATCTTCAACCTGACCCGGCCCAACGGAGCCGGCACCATGTGGGCCCCGGAGTTCCATCTGCTCGACGGCCCGAACGGCAAGCGGTGGTACTTCTACTACACGGCCGGACGGGAGCCGTACGACCTGGGCACCCAGCGCATCCATGTGCTGGAGAGCGCCGGCCTGGACCCGATGGGGCCCTACAGCTTCAAGGCCGACCTGCTCGACCCGACGCAGGACAACACCTGGGAACTCGACCCGGGCATCCTCCAGTTGAACGGCAGGCTGTATCTGCTCGGCACCTTCTACAACGGCTCGCAGCCCATGTTCATCCGCCCGCTGTCCAACCCGTGGACCGCGAGCGGCACCCGCCGGGTACTGTCCACCCCGACTCTCAGCTGGGAGACGGTCGGCGGCGCGGTCAACGAGGGCGCCGAGGTACTTCAGCGGGGCGGGAAGACGTTCATCGTCTACTCGGCGAGCCACTGCTCCACGCCCGACTACAAGCTGGGGATGCTGACGTACAACGGAACCGGTGACCCGCTCGACTCCGCCTCCTGGGTCAAGTCGGCCAACCCGGTCTTCCAGCGGTCCAACGCGAACGGTGTGTACGGTCCCGGCCACAACGGGTTCTTCAAGTCGCCCGACGGGACCGAGGACTGGATCGTCTACCATGCCAACAACTCCGCCTCCGGCGGCTGCGACATGAACCGCACGACCAGGGCACAGAAGTTCACCTGGAACGCCGACGGCACACCGAACTTCGGTACGCCGGTGGCTCTCGGCGTCACCCTGACCGCGCCTTCGGGCGAGTAA
- a CDS encoding PP2C family protein-serine/threonine phosphatase yields MSQARHQGGAHRRTRAFRSRVPLLPALPVLVVAAVVLGDLVGGAGTSWLPLLAAGPALAATTNGPRGVLCVGLLAGAVAATLGDLKGVPSRELAAVLSALAAVTLASGLASALRERRERVLDAVRSVAETAQHALLSPVPATVGPFQVAVRYSAAAAEARIGGDLYALIPTPYGVRLIVGDVRGKGLPAVGTAALVLGVFREAAYDEPDLLAVVDRIERSLARNLGADDFVTAVVAGYPRTGQLEVVNCGHAPPILVTASGALVTVEPTHPAPPLGLRALTGHTPDLQVLPFTDGDQLLLYTDGVTEARDRGRDFYPLHEGLARHAGDEPSHTLDALHDELLAHVGGRLHDDAALLLIRKPTVREVVVPEPSAGGTTDNAVTTASEAAVTRPKARSG; encoded by the coding sequence ATGAGTCAGGCCCGACACCAAGGTGGAGCCCATCGGCGGACACGAGCGTTCAGGAGCCGGGTGCCCCTGCTGCCCGCCCTGCCCGTGCTGGTCGTCGCCGCAGTGGTCCTCGGCGACCTCGTCGGCGGAGCCGGCACAAGCTGGCTGCCACTGCTCGCCGCCGGCCCCGCTCTGGCCGCCACCACCAACGGACCACGCGGAGTCCTCTGCGTCGGCCTTCTCGCCGGCGCGGTCGCCGCGACGCTCGGCGACCTGAAGGGCGTACCGTCCCGGGAACTGGCCGCCGTACTGTCCGCCCTGGCCGCCGTCACCCTGGCGAGCGGCCTGGCCAGCGCGCTGCGCGAACGCCGGGAACGGGTCCTCGACGCCGTCCGCTCGGTCGCCGAGACCGCCCAGCACGCGCTGCTCAGCCCCGTACCGGCGACGGTCGGCCCCTTCCAGGTGGCCGTCCGCTACAGCGCGGCGGCGGCCGAGGCCCGGATCGGCGGTGATCTGTACGCGCTGATACCCACGCCGTACGGGGTGAGACTGATCGTCGGCGATGTGCGCGGCAAGGGGCTGCCGGCCGTGGGGACCGCCGCTCTGGTGCTCGGCGTCTTCCGGGAGGCCGCCTACGACGAGCCCGATCTCCTCGCGGTCGTCGACCGGATCGAACGGAGCCTCGCCCGCAACCTCGGCGCGGACGACTTCGTCACCGCCGTGGTCGCCGGATACCCGAGGACCGGGCAACTGGAGGTGGTGAACTGCGGACACGCGCCCCCGATTCTGGTCACCGCCTCGGGCGCCCTCGTGACCGTGGAGCCCACGCACCCGGCCCCGCCCCTCGGACTGCGCGCCCTCACCGGGCACACCCCCGACCTCCAGGTGCTGCCCTTCACGGACGGCGACCAGCTGCTGCTGTACACCGACGGAGTCACCGAGGCCCGTGACCGGGGCCGCGACTTCTACCCGCTCCATGAGGGGCTGGCCCGCCACGCCGGCGACGAACCGTCCCACACCCTCGACGCGCTCCACGACGAACTGCTGGCCCACGTGGGCGGCCGGCTGCACGACGACGCGGCGCTGCTCCTCATCCGCAAACCGACGGTCCGGGAAGTGGTGGTTCCCGAACCGTCGGCGGGCGGAACAACGGACAACGCCGTGACCACGGCGTCCGAAGCGGCGGTTACTCGCCCGAAGGCGCGGTCAGGGTGA
- a CDS encoding IclR family transcriptional regulator, with protein sequence MAAQDGPTLITSVQRAFRLLEAVGAHENGAPAKQLARETELPLATAYHLLRTLVHDGYLRKLSDGGFILGDKVRSLQVTGGGQALLSRVRPTLAALRDELATAAYLTFYEEGEIRVAEIVDGPRTPRVDLWVGFEDAGHATALGKSVLRELDEGARKDYLSRHHLNDLTPRTITSRLELLRRIDSSPVAPAVTDLEEYALGTVCVAVPVYRGDTLGSLGVSMPADRLARLPEIRARLIPVADRVTRSLSLTI encoded by the coding sequence ATGGCTGCGCAAGACGGCCCCACGCTCATCACCTCCGTCCAGCGGGCCTTCCGTCTGCTGGAGGCGGTGGGTGCCCATGAGAACGGGGCGCCGGCGAAGCAGCTGGCACGCGAGACGGAGCTGCCCCTGGCCACCGCCTACCACCTGCTGCGGACGCTGGTGCACGACGGCTACCTGCGGAAACTGTCCGACGGCGGGTTCATTCTCGGGGACAAGGTGCGGTCCCTGCAGGTCACGGGAGGCGGGCAGGCGCTGCTCAGCCGGGTCCGTCCCACGCTCGCCGCGCTGCGGGACGAACTGGCGACCGCCGCCTACCTCACCTTCTACGAGGAGGGTGAGATCCGGGTCGCCGAGATCGTCGACGGTCCGCGGACACCCCGTGTCGACCTCTGGGTGGGGTTCGAGGACGCGGGACACGCCACCGCGCTGGGCAAGTCCGTGCTGCGGGAACTGGACGAGGGCGCCCGCAAGGACTACCTCTCCCGCCACCACCTCAACGACCTCACCCCCAGGACGATCACCAGCCGACTGGAACTGCTCCGGCGTATCGATTCCTCACCGGTGGCCCCGGCCGTCACGGACCTGGAGGAGTACGCCCTCGGCACGGTCTGTGTCGCCGTCCCCGTCTACCGGGGCGACACGCTCGGCTCGCTCGGCGTCTCCATGCCGGCGGACCGGCTCGCCCGGCTGCCGGAGATCCGGGCGCGGCTGATCCCGGTCGCCGACCGTGTGACCAGGAGTCTCTCGCTCACTATCTGA
- a CDS encoding LacI family DNA-binding transcriptional regulator, giving the protein MDTADGTSAEPGRARPRTRKRAARRTQSASMADVARVAGVSSQTVSRVSNGFPGVNEETRRQVLEAMKELGYRPNSAARALKRGEFRTIGVITFGLSTTGNVRTLEAIATSAAQEGYSVTLLPVAVPTQDEVRGAFSRLGELAVDAVIVILEVHLLDASTLSMPPHVQVVVADSDAGDRYTVVDTDQAGGTRTAVRHLLDLGHRTVWHLAGPEGSYAAQRRTDAWRAELLAADRVAPPLVRGDWSAESGYHAGLRIAGLPDCTAVFVANDQMALGLLRALHESGRRVPEDVSVIGFDDIPEAGSFLPPLTTVHQDFAEVGRLCVEGVLRQMRQDATEHGTTLVPTRLVVRSSTAPPGHSG; this is encoded by the coding sequence GTGGACACAGCTGACGGCACCTCGGCGGAGCCGGGGCGGGCGCGCCCACGCACCAGGAAACGGGCGGCCCGCCGTACACAGAGCGCGTCCATGGCGGACGTCGCCCGGGTCGCCGGAGTGTCCTCGCAGACCGTCTCCAGGGTGTCGAACGGCTTCCCGGGTGTGAACGAGGAGACACGGCGGCAGGTCCTGGAGGCCATGAAGGAGCTGGGCTATCGGCCCAACAGCGCCGCCCGTGCCCTCAAGCGCGGTGAGTTCCGCACGATCGGCGTCATCACCTTCGGTCTGTCCACCACGGGCAACGTCCGAACGCTGGAGGCGATCGCCACCTCGGCGGCCCAGGAGGGGTACTCGGTGACCCTGCTGCCGGTCGCCGTGCCGACGCAGGACGAGGTGCGCGGAGCCTTCTCGCGCCTCGGTGAGCTCGCCGTCGACGCCGTCATCGTCATCCTCGAAGTGCACCTCCTCGACGCGTCGACCCTCTCCATGCCGCCGCACGTCCAGGTGGTCGTGGCCGACTCCGACGCGGGCGACCGCTACACGGTGGTCGACACCGACCAGGCCGGCGGCACCCGGACCGCCGTACGGCATCTCCTGGACCTCGGGCACCGCACGGTCTGGCATCTGGCGGGCCCCGAGGGCTCGTACGCGGCGCAGCGCCGCACCGACGCCTGGCGCGCCGAACTCCTCGCGGCCGACCGGGTCGCACCGCCCCTCGTGCGCGGTGACTGGTCGGCGGAGTCCGGCTACCACGCGGGTCTGCGGATCGCCGGGCTGCCGGACTGCACGGCGGTGTTCGTGGCCAACGACCAGATGGCGCTGGGGCTGCTGCGGGCGCTGCACGAGAGCGGGCGCAGGGTGCCCGAGGACGTCAGTGTCATCGGCTTCGACGACATCCCGGAGGCGGGCTCCTTCCTGCCACCGCTGACCACCGTGCACCAGGACTTCGCCGAGGTGGGGCGGCTGTGCGTGGAGGGCGTGCTGCGCCAGATGCGGCAGGACGCCACGGAACACGGGACGACACTGGTGCCGACCCGCCTGGTCGTGCGGAGCAGTACGGCGCCGCCGGGACACTCGGGATAG